In the genome of Sardina pilchardus chromosome 17, fSarPil1.1, whole genome shotgun sequence, the window CCTGCATTTTCAAATGCCTAAGGTGACTGTAATATTGGCTATGAAGCTAAATGTTTCCACTTTACTGGTAATATGGTTGGTAAGCATTAGAATTATGTCAGGTTTACAGTGCATCTGAATAAGCTTGCAAATTTAGCACAGTTTAGTGTGTCTCATAAGAAGGCTAGCTCTGTTCTCAttaatacataattgttttgaAAGCCTCTGAAGCACAAGAACACCTGAGGACATAGGACAGTTTCTATGTGATTGTGATTCCTTGTCATGTCCGCTGCCTCCTACAAAGCTCTGAATGCATTAAGGCTCATGAGTCCTCTGCATTAAATAATACAGTGCGCAGCTAATGTGTCCTGCCGAAGATCGGCCATTCCTTCAGTCATTATCTTGAAAGGTCAGCAATTAAAATCTTAAAAGAAATGTGtgcaagaggaggagaagatgattgttgttgttttgatggCGCTGAGCATCATTTTCCCAAATCGCAAGCAATGTGTCACTGTCTCACTCCTGAGCTTATGCAATGTGGTGCCTGGAGAGGCATTGCTCTATTCTCACCGCTATGCGTGGCTGTGTCCCCTCCTCCCATCTGGCCTATACTGCCTTTGGTTCACACACAAGCTGTTTTCACATAGAGATAGAAATAGAGATGGATGTTTTCACATGGAGATAGAAATAGAGATGGATTGATGCAAATTTTATACATGGAATGGAATACCACCACCCTTCCACCTGATGGCATGCATCATGAGTAATATCCTGCCCTTACAAtctgtcctacacacacaacataattaATATCCAGAAGGGCATTTCAGGATATTGTATTTCGTGAGATAAATACTTTCTAGAAAGTTTGTTGGTCGGCGGCGTGCCAAATACCCTGTCAGAGTTGGATGTAGAATTTCCCCACATTAGTGGCGTTAAGTCCAAGCGGTCCTCAGGGAGCAGAGTGTGTCCTCGGCTCGGTTGATAGCACCTCATCAACAGTAACCACGTGTCCCCGGTTCTGCAGTCAGCTTCATCCCAGAAAGGGGACCAAGAACAAGGCAGAACCCACTCCTCCGTGGTGTACGTATGGGTCACAAATGGGTTAGTGTGTCAGAAGGGAAGGAAACCCTTGAACACACGCCCATCCCTCCCTTGTACACACGCCCATCCTTAATGTCTCCACGCATTTGAGTACGACCTGGTTATATCAATGGCAATGCTCAAGGGTCTAGGTCGAGATAATCATCTGGCTGAATAACCCGCCAAGAGATGCTTGCTCCttcaaaaaaaacattccttaAGTAACTCAGCTGTTTATGACCAAACTTGGTAATGGAGGGAGAGTGCTGCTTGGCTTTGAGCTTTGGTCATGTGTGACTGAATTTGCTGTAAACCAAAAACACATTTAAGCTTGCTGCAGGAATTGTGATGGTTTTTGGATTGAATAAAATCAGCAGCATTACTATGACTTTCCATGTGTTTTTGGTGAAATATTGTAACAGAAAATTGCAACCTGCAACTGTAATGTCAGCAAATTCTTGAATTACTGAACAACGATGGAACATACTCATACTCAGCTGTGCCTGACATTTCAGTCCTGGCTGATTCTGTTCTCAGACCAGGGTCCGGAAATGATCAGgatgtttctgtctctgtccctggcCAATGCAAGCCACTGTTGTCTGCTTGGCAGCTGGAGGCAGTTTCCATCTGAAGATGATCCACCCTCCTTGCTCTTTCTGCCTCCTGCACACGGACAAGCCAATTCGGAAGTTTCCTTAACTGGTCATACTAGCATGGAGCATTTTGATCACTATGGAAGTGATTAGTTGGAAGACCTGTTGCTGTGTTGTTAGTGTGTATTTTGTCTTGCCTGGTGCTTGTCCTTGTCAGTAAGCTTAAATGTTTCTGACCCTAGCCTCAGTAGGGTGTAGAACATGTGTTCTCTGACGAGATTCACATTCACACCCCTTGACACAATCATTGCACAATATTTTAACATTTACATCCAAATAACCAGTTCTGACGTTGTCAGTTGGTCCGTATGAGATCATGTTTGGCTTTTACTGCAGTGATGAGCGGATGTTCCTTAGACGACTTCACTGTTTTCCTCATCTTCACTTTTTCCGTGTTCgtatgcttgtgcgtgtgtgtgtgtgatgattggCCATTTATCTACGATTATTGTTGAGTGCAGATGAAGTATTTTAATTTTTGTGATGAATTTGGTAACCATGGCAATATGTCACAGCATCACAGAAGAGCTTTGGGCGTGTTTGCAGATTGCACAATATTTCCCTACTCTCCCTGTTTGTCTCAGACAAAGAATGCTGTCGTTGTTCCACTTTGTATATCCCAAGGTAGCGTATTCATGAGGTCTAATTGGTTGGAAAAATAGtcaacccccaccacctctcccCCAGCGTTGGTGGTAAAAATGTCATGAATTCCTTTTCActaatgaaatgacaaaagcgcAAATTGTGCACATGTGGTAGTCAGAAGATGTTGTTTTGTATTCTGTAATGAGTGATGCTCTGTTTATCAGCCAGTTGTCAGCCGAAAAGGAAGTCGAGCACtctatttgtcacatacagagCTACTGTTATACAGCATGCTGGGCCCAGTGAAATGGCATAGTAGTAATTCTATCCaagttttttcttttgttgGTGTGGATCAGCATGAATAACTATTTTCTGAACAATGTTGAATGAGAAGCTTATGTACTTATTACACAGAGGTATCGGCACCAGCTTGAAATTGTGAAATGTCCTCCAGTGTCGAACGTCTTAGCTGGGCGTGATGCCAGTTAGCACTACTCTACCCATTCTACTGACTAGTTGTAACATGCCCGTGTGGCAGGCAGCCCCTTCTAATTCCATTGACCCAGTGTGATATCGGAGGGGTTGGTCAGGGACGTGCAGGATTGTAGCCACCGTCCTCAGACATGCGACTGTATCAGTGTTCGATGTCGGTCAAATGCAAACCACCGCGATTCTTAATGAACATCACACATGGGTGTCAGTTAGCGACAGTCTCATCCACAGTGGTGTGTGCCGTGTCATTTTGCTCTTATGCCCGTTGGCGTTAAGTACGGACTCTGGCCAGTGGAAATCTTCACCAGCTTCTCCCATGTCTCCTGTGACAACCCGTGTCGTTCCAGTCAGTGGGTTTGTTTAGGGCCCCTGTGACGTCAGGGGCCGTCTGCTTGATGCGAGTGCGGGGGCGAAAGGACGAGGACAAGGGGGAAATGATTGCCCTGGACACCGTCACTCGCCTTACGCCTGATGATCACCCTGCCACGCGCGGAATTGGATtctgttgttggtgtttgtcAGCCTGTGGCGCTTGATCGGTTGGTTACCGTACACGCCTTGTGAGGTTGGGATTACCCTTTCCCTTCTTCAGTGTGTCATGCATGACTCATGAGGACACATGTACGCACAGCACTTAGGATGTCCATGGAGATCCGCAGTATGCCAAATGAGGTGGACTTCCAATTGCTTATTTCAAGCGCCTTGTGTTCGTAGAACATGCATGAGTAGCTTTTCATTTTGCCAAGCTGCTTTTTCTGTCACTCACCATGATTTGAAGGTATACGGCACGGAAGCATCtaagttgctttttttttattcaagtaCTTCACACGTAGTCCTGTGGAGAATGTATGCATTTTGAACTGTGAGGTTTGTTCATGCAACACACAACTCCATAGGACATTGACGGTCTGTTTGAAATAACTGACGTCTTCCGTTCCGTCTGGTATTATGTGTTAGTTAGCTTACACCCATAGGCCTCTGCTGCGGCTGGTCTGAGTGGAATTTGTGGGACTGGTAAGCTTGTCCGACGTAATAACAAAATCATCATTTCGCTGAAAGGAAATTTTTGCCTCCAGGCCCGAGCGCAGCAAGACTCATCATGGCGCCGTTTGCCCATGAAATGCCAGTCTTGCTCAGCTAGTGAGCATCagaacagtgtaggctactgttttacATTTAATAGCAGTTTCCCTTTATATGCCTGCATTAGCAGCAAAGCCAAGGACCCTTATGCTTTGGCAAACGGATCCTTAGCTAAACCACCCCCCTGCTAGAATATTCTACTCTGTTAATGTAACTGTAGAATGCACGGGGTCTATGCTGTTGAATATTTAAGCCTAGCCACCGGCATTGTCCATTGCATTGTCTCATACGTCAGCAAACAGCCTGACCTGTTTTAACCTTTCCATTGAAAGTCTCATTTGGCAATGAGTAATGCAGTGTTGCCTTGCATGGCGCTCAAACAATTAGCATGTCCTGGACGAGCCCGCTTTTAGCTGGTGCTCCATTTGCATATTGCTTGTGTCGACTAGTTAGACTTGCGCCGGTTACTCACGATGGGCTGTCATGCCCTGTGCTGTAGGTCATTATCAAAATGTCATGGAAACCTGAAAACTCACTTGCCATGAACCAGACTGGTCTAGTCTGTGTTGATGTTATTGTGTGAATCGGAAATGGTCATCGATGCTGTAATAATCAGGTAAGAACTATGCCCACAGTTCTTACATAAATCACCAAACTGACCAGTTTACTTTGTTCAGATCCCTGTCATAGTGCATCCTACATTGTAGCGTACAGTTTGTAACCTTGAGCATATTAACTCCATGAAGTTAGTTCTGGGGAAAGTTCAGTCAAAGTTCAAGCGAGCTGAGGTGTGGACTCCAGAGCAGatcagcacacacattcacaagcagGGCGGGCAGCACAGCTGAGTTGGGGCCGACAGGATAGGAGCCGGCCGGCAGACACGTCCTGTCCCGCCCCGCATGATCTCCTGTGCTGCCCGGAGAGGGCCGCTTACGTAAGAGCCCTGGCACGGGCCCAAGGCGGGAAGTGGGTTTCTGGGTCACACCCTCATGACGTCAGGGGGCTCGGCCCACCTCTCCCCAGTCGAGTTGCCGGGTATTTTTTTAGTTGCGCCTTTTATGCACGACAGAGTTTTGAACAAAAGGGCCGTGTGGCTGGCTGGAACGACGCGGCTGTGGGTTTTTGGCCCGACTTGGCACCATGACTTCAGCTGCAAATTTGTCCTGCTCGAATCCCCACCGCTGAGACTTGTGAGAATAATTACGTCCCTGTACATGCAGCCCAGATGAAGTcatggtttggtttggtttggtttattTATGGGGAAACGGACTGTTTGGTCTATGTAGTCGTGCAAACAGCTCCGCCTTGACGTCTGTTGGCACTGCATTGTTTTAACTCGGCGCCCTACTGCCACctggtggagagaggagtgctCACCGTTCAGCTCTCTtccctgctctgtctctccctggaCTGTCTCTACTCAGGAACATTGTGTTCTGCACTCTCATTAATCTCATCTGGGATGCAGCAGGAGAGAACCGGCGAGGCTTCATAGCGTACATCGACATTCTCAACGTCTCATTTGCATGTCCTGAGATCTGTTTACAGTGTGTTTTCTGTAAATCCAGCAAGATTGGATGGAACACTTCTGCATCTGTGTTTCATCGTAACGTCTTGTCCACTTTACCGATGTCCTCGATCGGCATCCTCGGGCCATGTCCTTACAGAAGACCCCTTCTTTTAAAAGATAACCAGTTGCTCAAAGCAAATCAAGTAGCATGGCACGGGAGCCTGTTTTCTATTTAAGGGATTGACCTTCAGTCAAGTCTTGTGATCATAATACATAGCCCACTGTATATCTGCAGCTCCAGTCAGCCCCCGGTGTTATTTCTCAACACTACATTGTGACAAATTCAGCTTTGAATTTAACATGTTGTTTAGGCTGATTTGTGACCTGTTTTGATGATATTTTCTGTGTGATTTGGTGATGTTAAGGCGGTTCCTTACCATCGATTTATGAATAGTTTGTTTTAAGCAACTGTTGGATTTGTTCTCTAGCAGAtcaaagaaatgaaatgaaatgaaaggaaaTGGTGTGTTTGGTTAAAGAGCATTGTGTTCCGTAAATCTCATGCGTGTGATCTGTGCTCCGCAGGTTCTTGCTTCAGTGTCTTGAGGACCTTGATGCCAGCCTGCGCAAACTCAACTCTCGGCTGTTCGTGATCCGGGGCCAGCCCACCGATGTCTTCCCCAGGCTCTTCAAGGTACTGCACAAGCAGCCATTGAGTGCCTGAAACTGAATTACATGTTCAGTGTCAGATCCTCCAGTGTTTGAATAACCAGTATTACAAGCAAGTCGTGTCTTTCTAGATCATTAAAAGAAACACTCTCTCTTCAGTGATCATCATTCATATATGTTTGTGGCACTTTAGTATTCTGAAACCCAAGTGGCCTTCATGTGGCCATATGATctgatctttgtgtgtgtgtgtctctcacacgACTGTTGTCCTCAGGAGTGGAACATCTCTCGCCTGTCCTATGAGTACGACTCCGAGCCGTTTGGGAAGGAGCGCGATGCCGCCATTAAGAAGCTGGCCAGTGAGGCCGGCGTGGAGGTGATCGTGAGAATCTCCCACACGCTCTATGACCTGGACAAGTACGTTGACCCTGGCTGACCCTCAGATCATTTTGCGTCCTTTTTGTGATATTCATTTTCTGACCGTTTGCGTATTTTTGCCTTCCCCTTCATtgttttgtgtacattttttaatctctctttctctggccgTCTTCTCTCGTTCAGGATCATAGAGCTCAACGGCGGTCAGTCTCCGCTGACCTACAAGCGCTTCCAGACGCTGATCAGCCGCATGGAGCCGGTGGAGATGCCTGCAGAGGTCATCACGGCCGACGTCATGGGGAGCTGCACCACGCCCATATCAGACGACCACGATGACAAGTTTGGGGTGCCTTCTCTGGAGGAGCTGGGTAGGCATCGCCCCCTTTCATCTCACCCTTGTCCCTTCTCCCCCTTTCTGATACGAACAGTCGAACAGGTTCCAGTTCACTCCGCATAGCTCAAGTCCTGTGAATTGGCAACGGGGAAAACTACTTACTTTGTATGCAGGCGTGGTGGAAAATGGCCTTCCTCTGGGCTTTTAAGGGAAAGGACATTGTTTAAACTGCACAGGTCATGATTAGGAGTGGAACTATTTACgtggaaacactctctctctccctccctcactcgctctctcaatctctctctctctctctttccctctccctctctctcgctctctctctctcccactctgtctctccctctcccgcctAAACTCTTTCCTAATGTGCTATTTTTAGTGTCTGCTGTGTCTATTTTCTGCAGGTGTAATTTTTCCTGCAGCCGTCTGGTATTTCCCACAGTCTCGTCCTGATGGGAACACGAATGGCTTTATTACACAACTGTCCATGTGGGCAGCTTTGAGACGATGTTCTAAccctgttctgtgttctgtgttctgtgttccgtGTTCTCCAGGCTTCGACACAGAGGGCCTCCCCTCAGCCGTATGGCCAGGAGGCGAGACCGAAGCGCTCACTCGTCTGGAGAGACATTTGGAGAGGAAGGTACGGTCCAGCCCGCCTCCCGGCACGCACATTTGGACACCCTCGTCCACACAGTAGCGCTATTGGCCACTATTATTTTGACCTCGAGCTGTAATTTTGAGGCGCCGGTCGGTCGTTGACCCGTGTTCTCTGTCCTGCAGGCGTGGGTGGCCAACTTTGAGCGTCCCCGGATGAACGCCAACTCGCTGCTGGCCAGTCCGACGGGCCTCAGCCCGTATCTCCGCTTCGGCTGCCTCTCCTGCCGCCTGTTCTACTTCAAACTCACCGACCTGTTCCGGAAGGTGAGTCTTCACAGACAAAcatctctcacccccccaccccccccacccccaaagtCCCTCAAAAACATCCGGACATAATGGGACTGAATGAAGCTTGAATAGTCCTGTATTTATTTAATGGCCTTTTAATGGTCTTCCTGGCCTTTGTTGACAGTCCTGCTTTTACCtcagccattgtgtgtgtgtgtgtgtgtgtgtgtgttctaggaaGCCCATTTACTTATTTGACTTAAGACAACCATTAGTATTCATCATTAGTACTCTCCTCCCCAAATCAAATGTTGTCCCCTCGTACTCTGTGGATGGGATGTCACTGCGTCATCCCAACACATTATTAAAGACTGAAGTGCTTTCTGATCATATGAGGAGGGACAAATCTAATGTTCTTAACCATAATGGGTTAGAGTGAGGTCCATGAAAGAGCCCTTCAAAACACCATGAGTGCAAAGTCCTTGATGAGCATAATGGACCAACCTAATGGACGAGCGCCgctcacacttcctgtttgtgttctgtgtgtgttctcgacgctcacacttcctgtttgtgttCCGTGTGTGTTCTCGGCGCAGGTGAAGAAGAACAGTTCTCCGCCCCTCTCCCTCTACGGCCAGCTGCTGTGGCGCGAGTTCTTCTACACGGCCGCCACCAACAACCCGCGCTTCGACAAGATGGAGGGCAACCCCATCTGCGTGCAGATCCCCTGGGACAGGAACGCCGAGGCGCTGGCCAAGTGGGCCGAGGGCCGCACGGGCTTCCCCTGGATCGACGCCATCATGACCCAGCTGCGGCAGGAGGGCTGGATCCACCACCTGGCCCGGCACGCCGTGGCCTGCTTCCTGACCAGAGGAGACCTGTGGATCAGCTGGGAGGAGGGCATGAAGGTAGATTGGGGCGTTGGGCAGGAGGAGTGACCTGTGTGGAGTGGATGTGGCCTAGTGGAAGGGCCTGCGGTCTCAGTCTTCCATGCTAGATTCAAATGGAAAAATGTTGACTGTTGCACAAATGAAGACCTTTTTAATTAGAGTCACTGAACTTTAAAAGTACATAATGGTTCCGTGTTAAGTCATGAGAAGCCACTCTTGTTAGGCCTTTAGCTCATTTAAAAACAGAAGGAGATGAACAAGGTTCTGAAGTAATGGTGTTTGTTTGCCTGAGCTGACACTTGTCACGTTttcatttttaaactatttgtGCATGCAACTATTGATGccttgtgtttatgtgcacaTCACTAACAGTGTTGGTTTCTGCGGCGTGTGTGATTGGCAGGTGTttgaggagctgctgctggacgcCGACTGGAGCGTGAACGCGGGCAGCTGGATGTggctctcctgcagctccttctTCCAGCAGTTCTTCCACTGCTACTGCCCCGTGGGCTTCGGCCGCCGCACCGACCCCAACGGAGACTACATCAGGTGGGCCTGCCGCTGCCGCTCACCCGAGAGCTCTTGTCTCAAACACAGCCGTTTGTGTGTCATGTCTAAGTAACACAATTGACCCCGACCTTGAGCAAATAGCGACTTTAAACCAATATTTGCATGAAGGGAGcttccccccccgccccccgcagAGTTTAAATAAAGTCTGCGCAAGCAGTAATTACACAGGGCAGGTGGTGGCCCACTGAGAAAAGGGCAAGCAAGTCGAATAAAAATAATTTGAGTTGGAGGAGACGGCTTGGGGTGAAAAATAGACTCTGCTAGAAAGAACATCCCCATAGCTAAGAGACTGTGGAGGCTCAGTAGTCACTGAAGTCGGGGTTTTGCTTTGGCGATGTTTGTATAGCATAACCTATCAGGAGTGTCTGTGGTCTCCCTCTCAGTGGTCAGTCCTGTTCTTAACTGGACGGTGTCCCTCTTATGTCCTCAGGCGCTACCTGCCCATCCTGAGGGGTTTCCCAGCCAAGTACATCTACGACCCCTGGAACGCTCCGGAGAGCGTGCAGAAGGCGGCCAAGTGCATGATCGGGGTGCACTACCCCAAGCCCATGGTGCACCACGCCGAGGCCAGTCGCCTCAACATCGAGCGCATGAAGCAGATCTACCAGCAGCTCTCCTGCTACAGAGGACTCGGTCAGTCACTCACGTGGAGTCTTGTCTTTTCTCCTGCCCTCTGAGTCAAAGCATACGTTTTATTTTAGTCACATCCTCTTTTGGGGAGGGAAAAGTATGAAATTGCCGTGATGGAAATGTATTTTACTTTGATCAAATGGTTGTTCACTAATAATGATCTTTATATGAGTCACTTTGTTCTGTGGGCTGGGTTGAGTACAGAGGGTGAACTTTTTCCTTGTGATGGAAAGTATGAAATTGCTGTGATGTAAATTTATTTTCCTTTGATCAAATTGTTGTTCACTAATAATGATCTTTATATGAGTCACTTTTGTTCTGTGGGCTGGTTTGAGTACGGAGGGTGAACTGTTCCCTTGTGATGCTTGTGTAGGCCTGCTAGCCACGGTGCCGTCCAACACCAATGGAAATGGTGAGGCCTCCAATGGCATCATGGGATTCCCCAGTGCAGACAACACACAGGAAGCTCTAACCGCCACCTCTTCAGGTATGTccaatgactttttttttacctgtggagagtgtgtgtatgtttttatacaagtgtgtatgtgtgacatttACACATTCTTCTCCATCCAAATATAAACCTGGTTGAAGTTGTTAGCCAGCTAAAGTGACATTTCTGGGGGGTGTTTCCAGGGTATCAGATGCCCATGGCATCCCAGGGAGAGTGGCACAGTGGGGTGATGGCATACCCACAGATCGACCCCAAAACACAGCGATCAGGTGAGGGGCAACCACCAAACATAGAGCCACACTCAATTCCCATACAGAGCATGAAAACAATGAAGCTTTTCTCTGATCCGTGGAGCCTGTGTGCACTGTTGAGTAATCTGTGTCTGGCCTGTGTGTTGTTCTCTGGCAGGTTATGTTGGCAACGGCAACAGTGTAGCCTGTTACAGGCAGGAGGCCCAGCAGATGCCTGGCCCCTCAGTGCTGCAAGGTACGGTATGCGTGCCCCGCCCAGTCATGTCAAAGCATGTCCGTAAAACACAATATAGTTTACTGTATGTTGAACCATACATCTGTGTTAAAACATACATCTGTGTCAATCAAGTTCTAGTCTACAATAATTGGTCGGAACTGTTGAATGTTAATTGAACAGAATTACGTCAGAATTATGTCATACTGTACTTAGACGGTGTAGACTTAGACAGTGCTGCCGATGCAGGAGTTTGTTCAGTTCTGTTATTTATGAAGGTGCATGCTACTATTTGTTCCAAAGCGGTGTTCTCC includes:
- the cry1a gene encoding cryptochrome circadian regulator 1a produces the protein MVVNTIHWFRKGLRLHDNPSLRESIQGADSVRCVYILDPWFAGSSNVGISRWRFLLQCLEDLDASLRKLNSRLFVIRGQPTDVFPRLFKEWNISRLSYEYDSEPFGKERDAAIKKLASEAGVEVIVRISHTLYDLDKIIELNGGQSPLTYKRFQTLISRMEPVEMPAEVITADVMGSCTTPISDDHDDKFGVPSLEELGFDTEGLPSAVWPGGETEALTRLERHLERKAWVANFERPRMNANSLLASPTGLSPYLRFGCLSCRLFYFKLTDLFRKVKKNSSPPLSLYGQLLWREFFYTAATNNPRFDKMEGNPICVQIPWDRNAEALAKWAEGRTGFPWIDAIMTQLRQEGWIHHLARHAVACFLTRGDLWISWEEGMKVFEELLLDADWSVNAGSWMWLSCSSFFQQFFHCYCPVGFGRRTDPNGDYIRRYLPILRGFPAKYIYDPWNAPESVQKAAKCMIGVHYPKPMVHHAEASRLNIERMKQIYQQLSCYRGLGLLATVPSNTNGNGEASNGIMGFPSADNTQEALTATSSGYQMPMASQGEWHSGVMAYPQIDPKTQRSGYVGNGNSVACYRQEAQQMPGPSVLQGRGLHPTSTLPSGKRHSEDLSPSMGSKVQRQSTT